Proteins encoded together in one Neobacillus sp. FSL H8-0543 window:
- a CDS encoding DUF1292 domain-containing protein: MAKVEVGELFTISDETDQEQEVEVLAAITIESKDYVAVGFVDDIKEETEDDIDIFFLTVDAEGDLQAIESDEEFEKVSAAFDELMDEEEE, from the coding sequence ATGGCTAAAGTTGAAGTAGGCGAATTATTTACAATCAGTGACGAGACAGATCAGGAACAAGAAGTTGAGGTACTAGCTGCCATCACGATAGAAAGCAAAGATTACGTTGCTGTTGGTTTTGTTGACGATATTAAAGAAGAAACCGAAGACGATATTGATATCTTCTTTTTAACGGTAGATGCAGAAGGTGATTTGCAGGCAATCGAAAGCGACGAGGAATTTGAGAAGGTTTCCGCGGCATTTGATGAATTGATGGATGAGGAAGAGGAATAG
- a CDS encoding aldehyde dehydrogenase, protein MKSFNELLVKQRDFFQTGKTKDVAFRMQSLSKLSTMIKSHEAEIMAALKKDLNKSEFEAYMSEIGILLEEIRFSLKNIKKWSRPQKVKSALAQVGSKSFIYPEPYGVALIISPWNYPIQLTFSPLIGAIAAGNCAVLKPSELTPETSKLMAELIENTFPSEYITVLQGDAETTQVLLMEKFDSIFFTGSVTVGKVIMEAAAKHLTPVTLELGGKSPCIVHKDANLKLAAKRIAWGKFINAGQTCVAPDYLYIHRAVRDKFIHSLKEAITEIYSDDVFKSGKFTRIVSDRHFKRLVTFLEDGKIIHGGRHHSDLLTIEPTVLSEVTWEDPVMQEEIFGPILPIFEFENEIAMINKINELPKPLALYIFSESMDFQQTILNKISFGGGCINDTVYHLSSPYLPFGGVGESGMGAYHGKGSFDVFSHQKGVLKQTTSFDLPLRYPHRKNALKQLKRFIK, encoded by the coding sequence ATGAAGAGCTTTAACGAATTACTTGTAAAGCAACGCGATTTCTTTCAAACGGGTAAAACAAAAGATGTAGCATTCAGAATGCAATCTCTATCAAAGTTAAGCACCATGATAAAATCCCATGAAGCAGAAATAATGGCTGCATTGAAAAAAGATTTGAACAAAAGTGAATTCGAAGCGTATATGTCTGAGATTGGAATTCTGTTAGAAGAAATTCGTTTTTCACTCAAGAATATTAAGAAATGGTCTAGACCGCAGAAAGTAAAATCAGCCCTCGCACAAGTTGGTTCTAAAAGCTTTATTTACCCTGAACCCTATGGTGTGGCATTAATCATTTCCCCATGGAATTATCCCATACAGTTAACTTTTTCTCCTCTCATCGGTGCGATCGCTGCAGGGAATTGCGCTGTACTAAAGCCATCTGAGCTAACACCTGAAACCTCTAAGCTTATGGCAGAACTAATCGAAAATACCTTCCCTTCTGAGTATATTACAGTCCTTCAAGGTGATGCAGAAACCACACAGGTACTATTAATGGAAAAATTCGATTCAATCTTTTTTACTGGAAGTGTCACCGTAGGAAAAGTGATTATGGAAGCTGCAGCTAAACATTTAACACCAGTCACTCTGGAATTAGGCGGTAAAAGTCCCTGTATCGTCCATAAGGATGCAAATCTTAAATTAGCGGCAAAGCGGATTGCTTGGGGGAAGTTTATTAACGCTGGACAAACATGTGTGGCACCTGATTACCTCTATATACATCGTGCTGTGAGGGATAAATTCATCCATTCTCTAAAGGAAGCGATTACGGAGATATATAGTGATGATGTATTTAAAAGCGGAAAATTCACTAGGATCGTTAGTGACCGCCACTTTAAGCGCCTGGTTACATTTTTAGAGGATGGAAAAATTATTCATGGCGGTCGACATCATTCTGATTTATTAACCATTGAGCCAACGGTTCTTAGTGAGGTTACATGGGAAGATCCAGTGATGCAGGAGGAAATCTTCGGTCCCATCCTTCCTATTTTTGAATTTGAAAATGAAATAGCCATGATTAACAAAATAAATGAACTTCCGAAACCATTAGCGCTTTATATTTTCTCCGAAAGCATGGATTTCCAGCAAACAATATTAAATAAAATCTCATTTGGCGGTGGCTGTATTAATGATACGGTTTACCATCTTAGCTCACCCTATCTTCCTTTTGGTGGAGTCGGTGAAAGTGGAATGGGAGCCTATCATGGTAAAGGGAGTTTTGATGTCTTTTCCCATCAAAAAGGTGTCCTAAAACAAACAACTTCCTTTGACCTGCCACTGCGGTATCCACACCGAAAAAATGCATTAAAACAGCTTAAGCGTTTTATTAAGTAG